The Armatimonadota bacterium DNA segment CTGCCGGAAGGGATCCTCTCCGAGATGATACAGGGCGTCTTCGCCGCGCTGGGTATCCAGCAGGTACAGCCAGTCTTGCTCCCACACCGACACGAACTCGCCGTGCCCCACGACTGCGTGATCCCTGAACTCAAGACCCGCCCCGACCGCCGGCCAGAAGTCCTTGCCGTCCGTCTCAGGCTTGTCAGGAAGGCCCAGCAGAGACAGCATGGTGGCCGTCACGTCCGTGTTGTAGAGCCAGCTCGCGAACCGTGTGCCGGCGTTCTCACCAGCAGGATGTCTCAGGATGCACGGCACCGCATTGAGTTCCAGGCCAGTACACGACTGGGGCATCCCGTAGCAGCCCCATTCGCCGATGATCTTGCCATGGTCGGACAACAGGATGATCAGAGTGTCATCGGCCAGTCCGAGGGACTCCACTGTGTCCAGCAACCGACCAATCCAGTAGTCCACCATAGTGCATTCCGCGGCATATCTTGCGCGAACATGGTGGTGTTCTTCATCGGTGAGCATTTCTCTTCGGTACAGATTGGCGTAGATCAACTCCGGGCCGTCCCAGCGGGGGTCATACATGTCGATGAACCGGCGTGGCGCTTCCCACGGTTCGTGGGGGTCGAAGCTTTCAATGTGCAGGTAGAAAGGGCACGATCCACTGTTGCGCTCCAGCCATCGGATGGCTGAACGAAAAGTCTTCGCCGCCTGGTAGTCCTCATCACCCTCGCGGTACATCTGGTTGCGCAGGTACTGGGTGAGCACACGCGCCCTTGCCTCCGTCAGCTCTGTCCCTGGTTTGAGAAACCGCGCAAGATAGCCTTCCGGCAAGGGCTGACTCTGGTACATGTCATATTCCTGGCCGCGCTCCCACTGGAAACACTGGAAACCGCGGTGGAAGTTCTGCGAGGGTTTCATGAGATGGTAGCAGTCGCAGATGAGAGCGCAGGTATAGCCGTTGGCCGACAGGTGCTCGGCGACGGTCACATCGTTCTGGGGAATTGGTCGCCAGCCCGGGAGCGTGATGTACATGCCCTTGTGGGTCGGCTCTTCAGCGAACGGGAACACGCGGCGCCCGGTGAACATCCCCCTGCGGGCGGGTACAGTTGGCAAAGCCTCATTGCGCAGTCGCTCGCACATCACCCCCTGAGCGGCCAGGCGATCGATGTTCGGCGTGTGGACCTTGAACCCGGGCGCGGTAGGATCGGTTGTGCCTTGCGGCCTGTAGCAGCCGACGTGGTCCTGCCGGAAGCTGTCCACGGTGATCCAGATGCAGTTCATGGTGGCCTCCTCAACGGTCCCCCCAAGTGAACGGACCCGCGGCAGTTCACCGCGGGTCCGTTCTTGACCTTCGCTTCCGGACCGACCGGCCCGGTCTGGGGCTAACCTCACCCTCCGCCGGTGGGGCAGGCGAGGATGTCATCGATAATCTTCGAGTAGTGCGCCGCCATGATGCCGAACTCGCTGTCCCGGCTGCCGCGGATGACCTCGTTGAACAGCTTCGCGGCGGCTGCCAGACGGTTCGCGTGCGCCTCGGCCATGCCGAGCTCGTACTTGGCCTCCCAGCGTCGCGCGCTGTCAGGATTGACCGCAATCCACTCCTCGATGGCGGCTGATGCGCCGCGTTCCTCATCTGCGAGGCGCGCCAGAGCAAGCTCAAGCTTGGCGTCTGAAAGCGCCGCATGAGCCTCGGGAAGGGCCGCGATGGCCTCAGTCGCCACTGCCCGGGCTTCACCGATCTTCTCAGAGCGCCGGAGAAGATATGCGAGGCGGACCAGCTCCGCACCCGTTGCGGTGCCGTCCTCGCGCTTCACTTTGAGCTCCGCGAGCTCTGCCTGTGCCGCGAACAGCTCAAGCGCCCGCTGCATCTTCACGCTGAACGGGTCTACGGGCAGATATCCCACGGACTGGCTGACAAGGTCACCCTTGGCTGTCAAGAAC contains these protein-coding regions:
- a CDS encoding sulfatase, whose translation is MNCIWITVDSFRQDHVGCYRPQGTTDPTAPGFKVHTPNIDRLAAQGVMCERLRNEALPTVPARRGMFTGRRVFPFAEEPTHKGMYITLPGWRPIPQNDVTVAEHLSANGYTCALICDCYHLMKPSQNFHRGFQCFQWERGQEYDMYQSQPLPEGYLARFLKPGTELTEARARVLTQYLRNQMYREGDEDYQAAKTFRSAIRWLERNSGSCPFYLHIESFDPHEPWEAPRRFIDMYDPRWDGPELIYANLYRREMLTDEEHHHVRARYAAECTMVDYWIGRLLDTVESLGLADDTLIILLSDHGKIIGEWGCYGMPQSCTGLELNAVPCILRHPAGENAGTRFASWLYNTDVTATMLSLLGLPDKPETDGKDFWPAVGAGLEFRDHAVVGHGEFVSVWEQDWLYLLDTQRGEDALYHLGEDPFRQTDLSERYPADRHRLEERVKWLTGSA
- a CDS encoding thioredoxin family protein encodes the protein MRTVAIPVALLMMCLVSAGWAEPIADTKPQASIKWAASLEEALEQAEKAAKPVFVDVYSDLCYYCSKMHREVFPNRKIIDLSTKFVCVKVNADKRKDVPRKYNVGPLPTYLFLTAKGDLVSQSVGYLPVDPFSVKMQRALELFAAQAELAELKVKREDGTATGAELVRLAYLLRRSEKIGEARAVATEAIAALPEAHAALSDAKLELALARLADEERGASAAIEEWIAVNPDSARRWEAKYELGMAEAHANRLAAAAKLFNEVIRGSRDSEFGIMAAHYSKIIDDILACPTGGG